One genomic window of Paeniglutamicibacter sp. Y32M11 includes the following:
- a CDS encoding histidinol-phosphate transaminase — protein MTTENTSPHDPVQPRTVIGRMPKYAAGKPPREVPGLESFKLSSNENPLPPLPEVVAAIHAQLDFNRYPDPLSTKLRNALSEFLSVPADDVVTGAGSLGALTQILATFAGQDDDGVQDEVIFAWRSFEAYPIVVQTAGALPVRVPLRDGGRHDLDAMAAAVNERTSVILLCTPNNPTGPALHRAEVEAFIHKVPSNVLIVIDEAYMEFVRDPEVVDGIEMYRKYANVVVLRTFSKAHGLANLRVGYSVSHPEITAELRIAATAFAVSSIAEDAAVASLAHYDKVVERVQKIVDERTRVVAGLRQLGWNIPAADGNFVWLPLGPDTAEFVELAAGNALSVRGFEGDGVRVTIGEVEANTRLLELCGNYPKGTKLS, from the coding sequence ATGACCACCGAAAACACTTCGCCCCACGATCCGGTTCAGCCTCGCACCGTCATTGGTCGGATGCCGAAATACGCTGCGGGTAAGCCGCCGCGTGAGGTGCCGGGCCTGGAATCGTTTAAGCTCTCCTCAAATGAGAATCCGCTCCCGCCGCTTCCGGAGGTCGTAGCCGCGATTCATGCTCAGCTGGATTTCAACCGGTATCCGGATCCGCTGTCCACGAAGCTACGAAATGCTCTGAGCGAATTTTTATCCGTTCCGGCCGACGATGTTGTCACGGGTGCCGGATCCTTGGGTGCACTCACGCAGATCCTGGCCACCTTTGCCGGTCAGGACGATGACGGTGTGCAGGACGAAGTGATCTTTGCCTGGCGTTCCTTTGAGGCCTATCCGATCGTGGTTCAGACAGCTGGCGCGCTTCCGGTGCGGGTGCCCCTGCGCGACGGTGGACGCCACGACCTAGACGCCATGGCTGCTGCGGTCAATGAGCGCACCTCGGTGATCCTGCTTTGCACACCTAACAACCCCACCGGCCCGGCGCTGCACCGTGCCGAAGTTGAGGCTTTCATCCACAAGGTGCCCTCCAACGTACTGATCGTCATCGACGAGGCCTACATGGAGTTTGTGCGCGATCCGGAGGTGGTGGACGGGATCGAGATGTACCGCAAATACGCCAATGTTGTGGTGCTGCGGACCTTCTCGAAGGCCCATGGACTGGCTAACCTTCGTGTCGGGTACTCGGTTTCGCACCCGGAAATCACTGCGGAACTTCGCATAGCCGCCACGGCCTTTGCCGTGTCTTCGATCGCGGAAGATGCCGCGGTAGCCTCGCTTGCCCACTACGACAAGGTTGTCGAAAGGGTACAAAAGATCGTCGACGAGCGCACTCGTGTCGTTGCGGGCCTCCGCCAGCTGGGATGGAACATTCCCGCGGCCGACGGCAACTTTGTGTGGCTTCCATTGGGTCCTGATACGGCCGAGTTCGTGGAGCTTGCCGCGGGGAACGCCCTCTCGGTGCGTGGCTTTGAAGGCGATGGAGTCCGGGTGACTATCGGTGAGGTTGAAGCCAACACCCGTCTCCTCGAACTTTGTGGGAACTATCCAAAAGGCACGAAGCTTTCCTAG
- a CDS encoding phage holin family protein: protein MESMIAFLFRVVINALALAAAAWIVPGITVTSAPSMDANLGVVLAYLVVGLVFGLVNAVVRPIVSLLSTPITCLTLGLFTLIINAAMLLLTSWLTQYLPIGLHVGTFFWDAVIGAVIISIVSALLGWFSPSKR from the coding sequence ATGGAATCCATGATTGCGTTTCTCTTCCGGGTCGTCATTAACGCCCTAGCCCTAGCCGCAGCTGCCTGGATTGTTCCGGGCATTACCGTCACCTCGGCACCGTCCATGGACGCGAACCTCGGCGTGGTTTTGGCCTACCTCGTGGTGGGACTGGTCTTCGGATTGGTCAACGCCGTGGTCCGGCCCATCGTGAGCCTGCTATCAACGCCCATCACCTGCCTGACGCTGGGCTTGTTCACGCTGATCATCAACGCGGCAATGCTGCTTCTGACCTCTTGGCTCACCCAGTACCTCCCCATCGGGTTACACGTGGGCACCTTCTTCTGGGACGCCGTCATTGGTGCAGTGATTATTTCCATCGTCTCTGCCCTGTTGGGATGGTTCTCGCCGTCCAAACGTTAG
- the purB gene encoding adenylosuccinate lyase translates to MADSARISLASEPLALGALDGRYRAAVAPLVDHLSEAALNRDRVHVEVEWLLHLTDNSVLPGTSPLSAAQRSSLRKIVTDFNAASVAELAEIEAITVHDVKAVEYYIGRRLEGIGIANLTALVHFGCTSEDINNLSYALGIKDAVMNVWLPAARALVAQITAMAEESREVPMLSRTHGQPATPTTLGKELAVLAWRLTRQLDRIEKTEFLGKINGATGTYAAHYASVPSAQWQDVSRSFVEGLGLSWNPLTTQIESHDWQAELYADMARFNRILHNLCTDVWSYISIGYFAQIPVEGATGSSTMPHKVNPIRFENAEANLEISNGLLDTLGSTLVTSRWQRDLTDSSSQRNIGTAFGHSLLAISNVAKGLDRLDVAEAVLANDLDHNWEVLGEAIQMVMRAEAIAGVNGMENPYERLKDLTRGQRVDSARMQEFVSSLGLSSEAEARLLALTPGSYTGIASTLVDHLKK, encoded by the coding sequence ATGGCTGATTCCGCGCGCATTTCACTTGCATCCGAACCCCTCGCCCTTGGTGCCCTGGACGGTCGTTACCGTGCAGCAGTTGCTCCCTTGGTCGACCACCTCTCCGAAGCGGCACTGAACCGCGACCGTGTCCACGTGGAAGTCGAGTGGTTGCTCCACTTGACCGATAACTCCGTGCTTCCGGGCACCTCCCCGCTCTCCGCCGCCCAGCGCAGCTCACTGCGCAAGATCGTCACCGACTTCAACGCCGCCTCCGTCGCCGAGCTGGCCGAAATCGAAGCCATCACGGTGCACGATGTGAAGGCAGTGGAGTACTACATCGGCCGCCGCCTCGAGGGCATTGGCATTGCCAACCTCACCGCTCTGGTTCACTTCGGTTGCACCTCCGAGGACATCAATAACCTCTCCTACGCTCTGGGTATCAAGGATGCGGTCATGAACGTGTGGCTGCCCGCAGCCCGCGCGCTGGTCGCACAGATCACCGCCATGGCCGAAGAATCCCGTGAAGTGCCGATGCTCTCGCGCACCCACGGCCAGCCGGCCACCCCAACCACCCTGGGCAAGGAACTGGCCGTGTTGGCTTGGCGCCTGACCCGCCAGCTGGACCGCATCGAAAAGACCGAATTCCTCGGCAAGATCAACGGCGCCACCGGCACCTACGCCGCCCATTACGCTTCGGTTCCGTCCGCGCAGTGGCAGGATGTCTCGCGCTCCTTCGTTGAAGGCTTGGGCCTGAGCTGGAACCCACTGACCACCCAAATCGAATCCCACGATTGGCAGGCCGAGTTGTACGCCGACATGGCGCGCTTCAACCGGATCCTGCACAACCTGTGCACCGATGTGTGGAGCTACATCTCCATCGGCTACTTCGCACAGATCCCGGTCGAGGGTGCCACCGGCTCCTCGACCATGCCGCACAAGGTCAACCCGATTCGCTTCGAAAATGCCGAAGCTAACCTGGAGATCTCCAACGGCCTGCTCGACACCCTCGGCTCCACCCTGGTGACCAGCCGTTGGCAGCGCGACCTCACCGATTCCTCCTCCCAGCGCAACATCGGCACGGCCTTCGGCCACTCGTTGCTGGCCATCTCGAATGTCGCCAAGGGCCTTGACCGCCTTGACGTTGCCGAAGCCGTGCTGGCCAACGACCTGGACCACAACTGGGAGGTGCTTGGCGAAGCCATCCAGATGGTGATGCGCGCCGAGGCCATCGCCGGTGTTAACGGCATGGAAAACCCGTACGAACGCCTCAAGGACCTGACCCGCGGACAGCGCGTGGATTCGGCCCGCATGCAGGAATTCGTTTCCTCCCTGGGTCTCTCTTCCGAGGCCGAGGCACGCCTGCTGGCACTGACCCCCGGGTCCTACACCGGTATCGCCTCCACGCTGGTTGACCACCTGAAGAAGTAG
- a CDS encoding MFS transporter, which translates to MHQPPGKRGRSVLSAQLEQEQHRTGTTTQQPQLELGPGRWIHNWDAENPVFWNAIGRTTAKTNLYWSIFAEFLGFVIWQLFAVVAVYLPAAGFNLNNNQLFWLISMPSLVGATLRIPYTFMVARFGGRNWTIVSALLLLIPAGGLALAVSNPATPFWVLLTLAGLAGFGGGNFASSMANITYFFPASQKGWALGLNAAGGNLGAAVAQLLVPIAITVFAAGSLQLPLAGLIWIPLILLAAWGAKRNMHNLSNARSDVRGALACLKEPHLWIIASLYIGTFGSFIGFSAVFPKLIRDTFPDYSSFTLGTAALSLAFLGPLVGSLARPAGGKLADKHGGARITLTALGVMGLVTLAVVLILPAANFWVFLALFLILFAASGIGNGSTYRMIPIVFALRAENGDGTVSAVRKGAAALGLISAIGAYGGFLIPQALGLSLSKSGSYSAAFVLFIAFYAAMMSLVWFFYIRRGTAFAQRSI; encoded by the coding sequence ATGCATCAACCACCAGGTAAGAGGGGACGATCCGTCTTGAGCGCACAGCTAGAGCAGGAACAGCATCGCACCGGCACCACGACGCAACAGCCCCAACTCGAGCTGGGTCCGGGTCGCTGGATCCACAACTGGGATGCCGAAAACCCGGTGTTCTGGAACGCGATTGGGCGCACCACGGCCAAGACCAACCTTTATTGGTCGATCTTCGCCGAGTTCCTCGGCTTCGTCATCTGGCAACTCTTTGCCGTTGTCGCCGTTTATCTGCCGGCCGCCGGTTTCAACCTGAATAACAATCAACTCTTTTGGCTGATCTCGATGCCCAGCCTGGTCGGCGCCACGCTGCGGATTCCCTACACCTTCATGGTGGCCCGCTTCGGCGGGCGCAACTGGACCATCGTCTCGGCACTGCTGCTCTTGATTCCCGCCGGTGGACTGGCCCTGGCGGTCTCCAACCCGGCCACGCCCTTCTGGGTGCTGCTCACGCTCGCCGGGCTGGCCGGTTTTGGTGGCGGGAACTTCGCCTCCTCGATGGCCAACATCACCTACTTCTTCCCCGCCTCACAAAAGGGGTGGGCGCTGGGCCTGAACGCGGCCGGTGGCAACCTGGGTGCGGCCGTCGCCCAGCTGCTGGTACCCATCGCCATCACCGTCTTCGCCGCAGGATCCCTGCAGCTTCCCCTCGCCGGACTGATCTGGATCCCGCTGATCCTGCTGGCCGCCTGGGGTGCCAAGCGCAATATGCACAACCTGTCCAATGCCCGATCCGATGTCCGCGGTGCGCTGGCCTGCCTGAAGGAACCGCACTTGTGGATCATCGCCTCGCTGTACATCGGCACCTTTGGTTCATTCATCGGATTCTCTGCCGTCTTCCCCAAGCTGATTCGCGATACCTTCCCCGATTATTCCTCCTTCACCCTGGGCACCGCGGCGCTTTCGTTGGCCTTCCTGGGCCCCCTAGTTGGATCCCTCGCCCGACCCGCCGGCGGTAAGCTCGCCGATAAACACGGTGGAGCTCGCATCACGCTCACCGCACTGGGCGTCATGGGTCTGGTGACCTTGGCGGTGGTGCTGATCCTGCCCGCGGCAAACTTCTGGGTCTTCCTGGCGCTGTTCCTCATCCTCTTTGCCGCCAGCGGCATCGGCAACGGTTCGACCTACCGGATGATCCCGATCGTTTTTGCCCTGCGCGCCGAGAATGGTGACGGCACCGTCTCGGCGGTTCGCAAGGGTGCGGCAGCCCTGGGGCTGATCTCGGCCATCGGGGCCTACGGCGGATTCCTGATCCCGCAGGCCCTGGGTCTCTCGCTATCTAAATCCGGCTCCTACAGCGCGGCCTTTGTCCTGTTCATCGCCTTCTACGCCGCCATGATGTCCCTGGTCTGGTTCTTCTACATCCGCCGCGGCACGGCCTTTGCACAACGGAGCATCTAA
- a CDS encoding molybdopterin oxidoreductase family protein, producing MTLTAESLATTDTHCPYCALQCGITLDPSPGAEAREPVLLSGRDFETNRGALCRKGYSAGNLLNHPERISTPLRRRSDGGFDPVSWEKALDEIAQQAAKIRRQHGADAVAVFGAGGLTNEKAYQLGKFARLALGTSRIDYNGRFCMSSAAAAGNRAFGLDRGLPFPLADLDNASMILMLGSNVAETMPPFVRHLSNARDCGGLVVVDPRRSLTAELCAEGSGWHLQPTPGTDLELLLGLAHVLLSENLIDEPYLSTRTLGLASLRASVNPWWPERVATITGVPASEIRRTARALAAAAAEAKTGGGPVYILTGRGVEQHANGTDTTTAAINIALLLGLPGTLGGGFGTITGQGNGQGGREHGQKSDQLPGYRKITDPAHRAHVAKVWGINPETIPGPGIPATELLHTLGTADGAKMLLVHGSNPALSSPDASQVIAGLRRLDFLVVCDFFLSETAAEADLVLPVLQWAEEEGTMTNLEGRVLHRRAALHPPAGARGELWILTELAKRLDSPGSFSADAREVFEELRLASAGGLADYSGIDWDDLDQGAAIYWPCPSSQRLTHTPGKRSGTPRLFLDGFAHPDSRARLIPLYPGTRRPALHAPGKLALVTGRLLEHYQSGTQTRRVTELNAAAPEARLEIHPGTARAHGISDGQRVAVRNERGEVVARATLSTAVRLDTVFLPFHFAGEQNANLLTDSIVDPISAMPEFKNASVSLHPLGDES from the coding sequence ATGACGCTCACCGCCGAAAGTCTCGCCACCACCGACACGCACTGCCCCTATTGCGCCCTGCAATGTGGCATCACTCTGGATCCCAGCCCGGGTGCTGAGGCCCGGGAACCGGTACTACTGAGCGGTCGAGACTTTGAGACCAATCGCGGTGCGTTGTGCCGCAAGGGCTACAGCGCGGGGAACCTGCTGAACCACCCCGAGCGAATCAGTACCCCGCTGCGCCGCCGCTCGGACGGAGGCTTTGATCCGGTGAGCTGGGAGAAGGCCCTGGATGAAATTGCGCAGCAAGCGGCAAAGATCCGCCGGCAGCACGGTGCCGATGCCGTGGCGGTCTTCGGCGCCGGCGGCCTGACCAATGAGAAGGCCTACCAGCTGGGTAAGTTTGCCCGGCTCGCCCTGGGCACCTCCCGCATCGACTACAACGGACGCTTCTGCATGTCATCGGCGGCGGCCGCGGGAAACCGAGCCTTCGGCCTGGACCGTGGTCTGCCCTTCCCGCTAGCGGATCTGGATAACGCCTCGATGATCCTGATGCTCGGATCCAACGTGGCAGAGACCATGCCGCCCTTTGTTCGGCACCTGAGCAACGCCAGAGACTGCGGCGGGCTGGTGGTCGTTGACCCGCGGCGCTCCTTGACCGCCGAGCTGTGCGCCGAGGGATCGGGCTGGCATCTGCAGCCGACCCCCGGCACCGACCTGGAGCTGTTGCTGGGACTGGCCCACGTGCTGTTATCCGAGAACCTGATCGACGAGCCTTACCTGAGCACCCGCACCCTTGGGCTGGCTTCCCTGCGAGCCTCGGTGAACCCCTGGTGGCCCGAGCGGGTAGCCACCATCACCGGGGTTCCGGCCAGTGAAATCCGGCGCACCGCCCGCGCGTTGGCCGCCGCCGCCGCGGAGGCGAAAACCGGTGGCGGGCCGGTTTATATCCTCACCGGCCGCGGCGTGGAACAACATGCCAACGGCACCGACACCACCACCGCGGCCATCAACATCGCCCTGCTGCTCGGGCTGCCCGGCACCCTTGGCGGCGGATTCGGCACCATCACCGGACAGGGCAATGGGCAGGGCGGACGCGAACACGGGCAAAAATCCGACCAGCTGCCGGGCTACCGCAAGATCACCGATCCCGCCCACCGGGCGCATGTGGCCAAGGTCTGGGGCATCAACCCTGAGACCATTCCCGGCCCCGGCATTCCCGCCACCGAACTATTGCACACCCTGGGCACCGCAGATGGGGCCAAGATGCTGCTGGTGCACGGCTCCAACCCCGCACTCTCCTCCCCCGACGCCTCCCAGGTCATCGCCGGATTACGCCGACTGGATTTTCTGGTGGTCTGCGACTTCTTCCTCTCCGAAACGGCCGCCGAGGCGGATCTGGTGCTGCCGGTATTGCAATGGGCCGAAGAGGAAGGCACCATGACCAATCTGGAGGGACGGGTGCTGCATCGACGTGCCGCACTGCACCCGCCGGCCGGAGCACGGGGCGAATTGTGGATCCTGACCGAACTTGCCAAGCGTCTGGATTCCCCGGGGAGTTTCTCCGCCGATGCGCGCGAGGTATTTGAGGAATTGCGTCTGGCCTCGGCCGGCGGACTGGCCGATTACTCCGGGATTGATTGGGATGACCTTGATCAAGGCGCCGCCATTTACTGGCCCTGCCCCAGCTCGCAGAGACTGACCCACACCCCGGGGAAACGCTCGGGCACCCCGCGGCTTTTCCTTGACGGCTTTGCCCATCCGGACTCCCGCGCCCGACTGATCCCGCTCTACCCGGGAACACGTAGACCGGCACTGCACGCGCCGGGAAAACTGGCCTTGGTCACCGGTCGCTTGTTGGAGCACTACCAATCCGGTACGCAGACTCGTCGTGTCACCGAGCTGAATGCCGCGGCACCCGAGGCCCGGCTTGAAATTCACCCCGGCACCGCGCGTGCCCACGGGATCAGCGACGGCCAACGAGTTGCCGTACGCAATGAACGCGGAGAGGTCGTGGCCAGGGCAACGTTGAGCACCGCGGTGCGGCTAGATACGGTGTTCCTGCCCTTCCACTTTGCCGGCGAGCAAAATGCCAATCTGCTCACCGATTCCATCGTGGATCCGATCAGCGCCATGCCCGAATTCAAGAATGCATCGGTGTCCCTGCACCCCTTGGGAGATGAATCATGA
- a CDS encoding FAD-dependent oxidoreductase: MTQHQKPERILIIGFGPVAASLIEGLLPGLEAGLFSLDVISAEQHAAYNRVLLAEVASGATTAEHLAMIDPLRLLAAGVGLHLGVSVTRVDRSRRQVHLGSGQRLGYERLIFATGARPVVPTLNGLDFSPHAEANLPAGVMALRTLEDAMALNRVLTSGGRVLILGGGILGIEAALAMAEAGHRPVLVHHGHAPLGRSVDSDGGMLLARSLRAAGVEVISGVRATAVRRDADGFSALVTEDHGEITGDALLLSCGVRARTELAAGCGLKVGRGIKTNEHLVADTENRVFALGDCAEVAGAAPSGLLAPGWAQAGWLADFLLTHRAPAPNLATTALDPASTAPLVERTNVLMLKGQSLDLVVAGNVMASPWDVGAERVSVFADPQAGRYLKLVTDHDVLTGFLAIGLPRTGAEMVLAFERGTVLPEDRSALLRLDDPAAPDSLVAPSADDQLCRCSGATHGQVAHAVTDGCTTVAEIGVACRAGTGCGGCRETIEAMLRVSVPA; encoded by the coding sequence ATGACGCAGCACCAGAAGCCCGAACGCATTCTCATCATTGGCTTTGGACCGGTGGCGGCCTCGCTGATCGAGGGTCTGCTGCCGGGCCTCGAGGCCGGCCTGTTCAGCCTCGACGTGATCTCCGCCGAGCAGCACGCCGCCTATAACCGAGTGTTGCTCGCCGAGGTTGCCAGCGGCGCCACCACCGCCGAGCACCTGGCGATGATTGATCCGCTACGATTGCTGGCTGCCGGCGTGGGTCTGCACCTGGGCGTCTCCGTCACGCGGGTCGATCGCTCACGTCGACAGGTTCATTTGGGTTCGGGGCAGAGACTTGGTTATGAACGGTTGATCTTTGCCACGGGAGCTCGCCCGGTGGTGCCAACGCTTAACGGTCTGGACTTTAGTCCGCATGCCGAGGCGAATCTGCCCGCCGGAGTCATGGCATTGCGCACCCTAGAGGATGCCATGGCGCTGAATCGGGTGTTGACTTCCGGGGGCCGCGTGTTGATCCTGGGCGGAGGTATCTTGGGCATTGAGGCCGCCTTGGCGATGGCCGAGGCTGGACACCGTCCGGTGCTGGTGCACCACGGCCATGCCCCGTTGGGTCGTTCGGTGGATAGTGATGGTGGGATGCTGCTGGCCCGTTCGCTGCGCGCGGCGGGTGTTGAGGTGATATCCGGGGTCCGGGCCACGGCGGTGCGCCGGGATGCCGACGGGTTTAGCGCGCTGGTGACCGAAGACCACGGCGAAATCACCGGTGATGCTTTGCTACTCTCCTGTGGTGTTCGTGCTCGCACCGAACTGGCGGCCGGCTGCGGGCTCAAGGTGGGCCGCGGCATCAAGACCAATGAACATCTGGTGGCCGATACCGAGAACCGCGTTTTTGCTCTCGGTGACTGTGCCGAGGTTGCCGGGGCTGCCCCCTCCGGGCTGTTGGCTCCGGGCTGGGCGCAGGCGGGGTGGTTGGCCGATTTCCTGCTCACCCACCGGGCTCCGGCCCCGAATCTGGCCACCACCGCCTTGGATCCGGCCAGTACAGCACCGCTAGTCGAGAGAACCAACGTGTTGATGCTCAAGGGCCAGTCCCTGGACCTGGTGGTTGCGGGCAACGTGATGGCAAGTCCGTGGGATGTGGGAGCGGAGCGCGTGAGCGTGTTTGCCGATCCGCAGGCCGGACGCTATCTCAAACTGGTCACCGACCACGATGTCCTCACCGGATTTCTGGCGATCGGGTTGCCGCGCACCGGCGCCGAAATGGTGTTGGCGTTTGAACGGGGGACGGTACTGCCGGAAGATCGTTCGGCGTTGCTACGCCTTGATGATCCGGCGGCTCCCGATTCTTTGGTTGCTCCCAGCGCCGATGATCAGCTGTGCCGTTGCAGTGGTGCCACGCATGGTCAGGTGGCCCATGCTGTAACCGATGGCTGCACCACCGTTGCCGAGATCGGTGTGGCCTGCCGCGCCGGCACCGGATGTGGCGGTTGCCGCGAAACCATCGAGGCCATGCTGCGGGTTTCTGTCCCGGCCTAG
- a CDS encoding VOC family protein, whose translation MPKPELSVGSPCWIDLLTSDPRKSQEFYTALFGWTYEAGDQEKYGGYITASKDQKMVAGMMNNDGSSGSPDVWTTYLRVDDIDAATKAAAEHGGQVYLQPMEVPEQGKMAMFGDAGGAAIGIWEFGGHTGYQLAAEDGAPAWHELFTRDFAPTVKFYEDVFGWDTAVVGDTDEFRYTTLGAGDDSKAGIMDASSFLPEGAPASWHVYFAVANADATVEKTVALGGSVIQPAEDTPFGRNAALKDPTGAEFWITQDIGQE comes from the coding sequence ATGCCCAAGCCCGAACTCTCCGTTGGTTCCCCTTGCTGGATCGACCTGCTGACCTCGGATCCCCGGAAATCTCAGGAGTTCTACACGGCGCTCTTTGGCTGGACGTATGAGGCCGGGGACCAAGAAAAATATGGCGGCTACATCACCGCGTCCAAGGACCAGAAGATGGTTGCCGGGATGATGAACAACGACGGTTCCTCAGGCTCCCCGGATGTGTGGACCACATACCTACGAGTGGACGACATTGATGCAGCAACCAAGGCTGCGGCCGAGCATGGTGGGCAGGTCTACCTCCAGCCCATGGAGGTCCCCGAGCAGGGCAAGATGGCGATGTTCGGTGACGCGGGAGGCGCCGCCATCGGCATCTGGGAGTTCGGAGGTCACACCGGATATCAGCTCGCTGCGGAGGATGGCGCTCCCGCGTGGCACGAGCTCTTTACCCGCGACTTTGCCCCGACCGTGAAGTTCTATGAGGACGTCTTCGGATGGGACACCGCAGTGGTGGGCGACACCGACGAATTCCGATACACCACGCTCGGCGCGGGGGACGATTCAAAGGCCGGGATCATGGATGCCAGCTCGTTCCTGCCGGAGGGTGCACCGGCCAGTTGGCATGTGTATTTCGCCGTTGCTAACGCGGACGCCACCGTCGAAAAGACCGTGGCCCTGGGCGGGTCGGTGATCCAGCCCGCGGAGGACACACCCTTTGGGCGAAACGCCGCCCTGAAGGATCCCACCGGCGCGGAATTCTGGATCACCCAGGACATCGGGCAAGAATAG
- a CDS encoding metal ABC transporter substrate-binding protein encodes MTTPARAFTSYWRRRIAATVATIALATALTGCDSPGAISGASDSERPVVLTTFTVLADIAQNVAGDKITVESITKAGAEIHGYEPTPQDIAKASRAQLILDNGLHLEAWFEQFIAELDVPHVVVSDGIDVIDITEDANAGLPNPHAWMSPVNVQRYVANIRDSFIELDPENGEYYTDNARAYTAELEALEKNLIEGLSGLKENERALVSCEGAFSYLARDAGLKEKYIWAVNAEQQATPRQIASVIEFVKENQVPAVFCESTVSDAPMQQVVQSSGAEFGGTLFVDSLSEADGPVPTYLQMIEHDSTVILEGLTGKKP; translated from the coding sequence ATGACGACTCCTGCCCGCGCCTTCACCTCCTACTGGCGCCGCCGCATCGCAGCCACCGTGGCCACTATCGCGCTGGCCACGGCCCTGACCGGGTGCGACTCCCCCGGAGCGATCTCCGGCGCGAGCGATTCCGAGCGCCCGGTCGTATTGACCACCTTCACCGTGCTGGCCGACATTGCCCAGAACGTTGCCGGCGACAAGATCACCGTCGAATCGATCACCAAGGCCGGTGCCGAAATCCATGGTTATGAGCCCACGCCTCAGGACATTGCCAAGGCCTCACGGGCACAACTTATTCTGGACAACGGGCTACACCTCGAGGCCTGGTTCGAACAGTTCATTGCCGAACTGGACGTTCCCCACGTGGTGGTCAGCGACGGCATCGACGTCATCGATATCACCGAGGATGCCAATGCCGGCCTACCCAATCCGCATGCCTGGATGAGCCCCGTGAACGTGCAGCGCTACGTGGCGAACATCCGCGATTCCTTCATTGAACTCGACCCGGAAAATGGTGAGTATTACACCGACAACGCTCGTGCCTACACCGCGGAGCTGGAAGCACTGGAAAAGAATCTGATCGAGGGGCTCTCCGGGCTCAAGGAAAACGAACGTGCGCTGGTGTCCTGCGAGGGAGCATTCTCCTACCTCGCCCGTGACGCGGGCCTCAAGGAAAAGTACATCTGGGCGGTCAACGCCGAGCAACAGGCCACCCCACGTCAGATCGCCTCGGTGATCGAGTTCGTCAAGGAAAACCAGGTCCCCGCGGTCTTCTGCGAATCAACCGTGTCGGATGCTCCGATGCAGCAAGTGGTCCAGAGCTCCGGGGCTGAATTCGGTGGGACCTTATTTGTCGATTCACTCTCCGAGGCCGATGGCCCGGTCCCCACCTATCTGCAGATGATCGAGCACGACAGCACCGTGATCCTCGAGGGCCTTACCGGGAAAAAGCCATGA
- a CDS encoding metal ABC transporter ATP-binding protein, producing MNTPAVTVRDLTVRYGEVLALKSASLELNSSRICGLIGMNGSGKSTLFKAIMGLVKPDSGTVQINGGTPAQARKSAAIGYVPQSEDVDWAFPVSVHDVVMMGRYGHMGFTRRPSKADKLAVDEALERVELTDYTHRQIGQLSGGQKKRAFVARGIAQNATILLLDEPFAGVDKRSEATITRLLREQASAGAAILVSTHDLHALPKLADEAVLLMQKVLMHGDPETVLRPENLALAFGLDVMGRGEDA from the coding sequence ATGAATACCCCCGCGGTCACCGTCAGGGACCTCACCGTCCGTTATGGCGAGGTCTTGGCCCTAAAGTCTGCCTCCCTCGAATTAAACAGCTCGCGCATCTGCGGTCTGATCGGTATGAACGGCTCTGGCAAATCCACACTCTTCAAGGCCATCATGGGCTTGGTTAAACCGGATTCCGGGACGGTACAGATCAATGGCGGAACCCCCGCCCAGGCCCGCAAATCAGCAGCAATTGGTTATGTTCCACAGAGCGAGGACGTGGACTGGGCCTTCCCTGTCTCGGTACACGACGTGGTCATGATGGGCCGCTACGGCCACATGGGCTTTACCCGTCGCCCCTCCAAGGCCGACAAGCTGGCGGTGGACGAGGCGCTAGAACGTGTGGAACTCACCGACTACACACACCGACAGATCGGGCAGCTATCCGGCGGACAAAAGAAGCGTGCCTTCGTGGCGCGCGGCATCGCCCAAAACGCCACGATCCTGCTGCTCGACGAGCCGTTCGCGGGGGTTGATAAGAGAAGCGAGGCCACGATCACCCGGCTGCTGCGCGAGCAGGCCTCGGCCGGAGCAGCGATCCTAGTCTCAACCCATGACCTCCATGCCCTACCGAAGCTGGCCGACGAGGCAGTGCTCTTGATGCAAAAGGTACTGATGCACGGGGATCCGGAGACGGTCCTGCGCCCCGAGAATCTTGCTCTGGCCTTCGGCCTAGATGTTATGGGAAGGGGAGAAGACGCATGA